The proteins below come from a single Hugenholtzia roseola DSM 9546 genomic window:
- a CDS encoding aspartate-semialdehyde dehydrogenase, whose amino-acid sequence MKVAIVGATGLVGQEMLAVLAERNFPLSDLIPVASARSIGKMVSFKGKSYPIRSLQEAIALAPDVALFSAGGSVSLEYAPQFAAVGTTVIDNSSAWRMHQAHKLVVPEVNGDVLTAADKIIANPNCSTIQMVVALKPLHDAFKIKRIVVSTYQSVTGTGKEAVEQLMAERKGENDVKRVYPHPIDLNVLPHIDVFLDNGYTKEEMKMVNETKKILNDYTLGVTATTVRIPVMGGHSEAVNVEFERDFDLQAVRQILENAKGVVVQDDVKNNLYPMPLLSHQKDEVFVGRIRRDESQPHTLNLWIVADNLRKGAATNAVQIAEYLLEKQILKPSHD is encoded by the coding sequence ATGAAAGTTGCTATCGTTGGTGCTACAGGTTTGGTAGGACAAGAAATGTTGGCTGTCCTTGCCGAGCGCAATTTCCCCCTTTCCGACCTTATTCCCGTTGCCTCCGCGCGTTCTATCGGAAAGATGGTGTCTTTTAAAGGCAAATCTTATCCTATCAGAAGCCTACAAGAAGCGATTGCGCTTGCCCCCGATGTGGCACTTTTTTCGGCAGGTGGCAGTGTTTCTTTGGAATACGCGCCCCAATTTGCCGCCGTCGGTACTACGGTTATCGATAATTCGTCGGCTTGGCGCATGCATCAGGCACACAAATTAGTCGTTCCCGAAGTGAATGGCGATGTCCTAACGGCAGCGGATAAAATCATTGCCAATCCCAACTGCTCGACAATCCAGATGGTAGTGGCACTCAAACCTTTGCACGACGCTTTCAAGATAAAACGTATCGTCGTTTCTACTTACCAATCCGTTACAGGCACAGGAAAAGAGGCAGTAGAGCAGCTTATGGCAGAGCGCAAAGGCGAAAATGACGTGAAGCGCGTCTATCCGCACCCGATTGACCTAAATGTGTTGCCGCATATTGATGTCTTTTTAGACAACGGCTACACCAAAGAGGAGATGAAGATGGTCAATGAAACCAAAAAAATCCTCAACGACTACACGCTCGGCGTTACCGCTACTACGGTGCGTATCCCCGTCATGGGCGGACATTCCGAAGCCGTCAATGTAGAATTTGAGCGCGATTTTGACCTTCAAGCGGTGCGCCAGATTTTAGAAAATGCAAAAGGCGTAGTGGTGCAAGATGATGTCAAAAACAACCTCTATCCCATGCCTTTGCTTTCCCACCAAAAAGATGAGGTCTTTGTGGGCAGAATCCGACGCGACGAAAGTCAGCCGCATACCCTCAACCTTTGGATTGTGGCAGACAACCTACGCAAGGGCGCGGCTACCAATGCCGTCCAGATTGCCGAATATCTCCTCGAAAAACAAATCTTAAAACCTTCTCATGACTAA
- a CDS encoding fatty acid desaturase family protein has product MQETKTTTAKMLRFVDADPKKAQFYSTLRKRVDAYFQDNNLSKKGNFAMFLKSFIFCGGVILFYALIMSGQFSPPMMLLWAICLGAFAAFVGFNVSHDAIHGSYSNNTLLNKIMGHSFSLLGANVDVWRVSHNAAHHTYTNIAGHDEDIDVAPGLLRMSEAEKLKGIMRYQHLYAFPLYGLASLSWVLRKDYIKFFKEKIGQVENRKESGWAYFNLFFFKFLYYIMFIALPLIFLDITVPQFLLGFLMMHLTEGLVLGLVFQLAHVVEGTDFPSPNQEGNIEENWAIHQMHTTANFARESAIANYLCGGLNFQIEHHLFPHICHVHYKEISKIVEATAKEFGVPYIENKTFVGALKSHYRCLKKFGKEALEAAQQATKPQAQPVELS; this is encoded by the coding sequence ATGCAAGAAACCAAAACCACCACCGCCAAAATGTTGCGCTTTGTCGATGCCGACCCCAAAAAGGCGCAGTTTTATAGCACCCTACGCAAGCGCGTAGATGCTTATTTTCAAGACAACAACCTCTCTAAAAAAGGCAATTTTGCGATGTTCCTCAAAAGTTTTATCTTTTGTGGAGGCGTGATTCTCTTTTATGCCCTCATTATGTCGGGACAATTTTCGCCCCCCATGATGCTCCTTTGGGCAATTTGTTTGGGCGCGTTTGCTGCCTTTGTGGGCTTCAATGTAAGCCATGATGCCATTCATGGCTCGTATTCAAATAATACGCTCCTCAATAAAATCATGGGACACTCTTTTAGCCTTTTGGGTGCAAATGTAGATGTTTGGCGCGTGAGCCACAATGCCGCCCATCATACCTACACCAATATCGCAGGACACGACGAAGATATAGATGTAGCACCGGGTCTTTTGCGCATGTCCGAAGCCGAAAAACTCAAAGGCATTATGCGCTATCAGCACCTTTATGCTTTTCCGCTTTATGGCTTGGCTTCGCTCTCTTGGGTGCTTAGAAAAGATTATATCAAATTTTTTAAAGAAAAAATAGGACAGGTAGAAAATAGAAAGGAAAGCGGTTGGGCGTATTTCAACCTATTTTTCTTCAAATTTCTTTACTACATTATGTTCATTGCCCTGCCGCTGATATTTTTGGATATTACAGTGCCGCAGTTTTTGCTCGGATTTTTGATGATGCACCTCACCGAAGGCTTGGTCTTGGGCTTGGTCTTTCAATTAGCGCACGTAGTAGAAGGCACAGACTTTCCCTCTCCCAATCAGGAAGGCAACATCGAAGAAAATTGGGCGATTCACCAGATGCACACGACGGCTAATTTTGCACGTGAAAGTGCGATTGCCAATTACCTTTGTGGAGGCTTGAATTTTCAGATTGAACACCACCTTTTCCCGCACATCTGCCATGTGCATTACAAGGAAATTTCCAAAATTGTAGAAGCTACCGCAAAAGAGTTTGGCGTGCCTTACATTGAAAACAAAACCTTTGTGGGTGCTTTAAAATCGCATTATCGCTGCCTGAAAAAATTTGGAAAAGAAGCCTTAGAAGCCGCCCAACAAGCCACAAAGCCGCAGGCGCAACCCGTAGAGCTTTCTTAA